The region GAGCTGATTCTTTTCAAAATCGAAGTCGTCCCACTGAAGCGCCGCGATCTCACTTACGCGAAGACCGAGGCATTGGGCGATCTGGACCATCGTGCGATACGGCTCACGCAGTGTCGCAACGACCAGTTCAAATTGTTCCACAGTTAGGATCATGGGGCGCTGCCGGCGCTTGGCGCCGCCCTCAACACGAACAAGGGCGATGGGGTTCCTTTGCTCGGTGAAGAGCTCCCAGCGTGTGGCGCACTCATACAGCAAGTGCATCACGCTGCGGATAAACAAGCCGTCTCGGGCGATGGCACCCTAACCGTTCGGGTTGGCCCGACTAGACAGACGTTCTACGGGCTCATCCAGGAGTTCGGCGCTCCCGAGGCGAACATCCCGGCCCTCCACTGGCTCGAAACTAGCGCCTTTGCGAAATCTAACAAACTTCTCCCGGCCTTTGATAACACTTCCATGACCTTAGTCCCGTCTTGCTTCTCCGCGTGTTGCTCGGCTTCAGCGATCAGTCCTAGTTGTTGGAAATCAGCAGGGACCTTCGCCGTCTTCACCAACTCGGTCCGGAGTGACTCTAGTTCGATTGCAACTTGCGATAGACTGACCTGATTCAATACCCCGGCCCATTGCTGCTGATAGTTGATCGTACCGATAGAATTACGTCCTACGGCTCCAACTGGACCATGAGTATTGATTTGATCGCCCTGAATCACGATGTTCGGCAGGATGGGCTGACCGATGCCGTGAACATGGTCATGTCCCTTTGCAGTGATTTGGATATTCGCCATCGCTGTCATGGTACGGGTTGCTGTCGTGCTCCCGCGAAGAGGCTTTCCGTAATCATGCCCCGAAGATATAGCGCGTCCAATGCCGTCAATAGCTCGTCATCACTCGGCTCGGTAGCCAATGCGTGCTGCCAGCCACCAGGCTCGTTGTAGTACCCATATCGCCAATTTTCTGGAGCTTCAACCGCCGTGAAACCGTGCTTCTCCAACTGCTGGCACTTCGCAAAGGCTATGCCGCTCAAAAATCCAGTCTGAAACTCGAATGAAGCATCTCGGTTTGTTGACCGCCCGACGATTATCGCGTTATGTGGATGTCCTCCCAGCATACCGGGATAGAAATCGCGCCCAATTGATTTCACCGCAACGGCTATCAATGGCCGCTCTTCATTCATTGCTCAACTATAGCGAAGACAGGGCGAAGTAGAAAGACGAAATGCACCCTCTACCCAACTGCTCAAAATGGCTCATGCACTGAGGGGTAGACCACCGGGCACACAGGACAGGAGATCCGGGGTGGTGGGGGTTTCCGATGCTCTATGCGTACGCATGACGTACGACCTAAACCGGATTGCGCTAAGTTGTTGATTTTATGGTGGGCCCAGCAGGATTCGAACCTACGACTTCCACCGTGTGAAGGTGGCACTCTACCGCTGAGTTATGAGCCCCAAAGGGAGGTTGAGCGCTGCAAGCAGCACATCGACTAATGCAGAATATCATCGACACGGCCGAAGTGGAGGGTACGAGGGCTTTTTCATCCCTGCCCGTCTCCTTACCAAGGCGTCCTACCTAAGTTCATGGCGCAGTACAATATGCGCAGGCATGCCCGGTTCTGATCTTCCAATTCGGCCAGTAGTCCGCACAGCGGCTGGGAGTGAGGGCCGTCAGGCATCCAGGGAGCACTTGGCCGATGAGCCGGAGGAGGCTGAAGAGCTTTCTGACGACCTTGGCCCGGAAGCTGATGAGGACGGCGAGTCAAAGTCCGCAGAATCCGACGATTTCGCGCAACCCGCGGGCGAAGATGGGGTTACAGAGGATATGAGTACTCTGGCGCTCAATCCGACGAACCTGGAAGGGCTTGCAGATGCCGAGGCTCGGCAAGCTGGTCTTCATACAAACGGCAACTTCGGTGAGCTTGACGATGCCGCCATCATGCTCGAACTCAAGGCCGGCAATATGGCGGCGTTCGACTTTTTGATGGTGAAGTATCGGAAACCGATCATTCATTTCATGTTCCGGATGACGCACAATCAGGCTGTCGCTGAAGAGCTTGCGCAGGAAGTCTTCCT is a window of Granulicella tundricola MP5ACTX9 DNA encoding:
- a CDS encoding RNA polymerase sigma factor, translated to MPGSDLPIRPVVRTAAGSEGRQASREHLADEPEEAEELSDDLGPEADEDGESKSAESDDFAQPAGEDGVTEDMSTLALNPTNLEGLADAEARQAGLHTNGNFGELDDAAIMLELKAGNMAAFDFLMVKYRKPIIHFMFRMTHNQAVAEELAQEVFLRVYRSRETYRAEARFSTWLYRIATNLGVNHARDTRHERSAATVYLDEPDSETGTSPDVADSTPGAEAGILRRERMEAIRAHVISLPERQQMAVLMHKYEGMDYKQIGEVLKLSESATKSLLFRAYQTLRDKLKDFV